ATTAATGAAGGTTTAATAGTGCTTGGAAATTATCTTGCAGAAAATAAAAATGAATCATCTCCTCGCATAGATTTGTTGATGCAAATTGGAAATCATTTGAAAAAATTAAATGAAGATTAAAGCATGAGTGCAAAAAAAAAACTCCAGCGATTTGCTGAAGTGAAAAAAATGCCCTGCGTTTTTGAACCTTCCATGGATGATTGTTTTCATCGCACCTATTATATGAAGGGAAAATGGAGATCAGATTATTTTAAAAATGAGCATCCTCTTATTTTGGAATTAGGTTGTGGCAAGGGAGAATATTCAGTTGGTTTGGGAAAACAATTTCCTGAACATAATTACATTGGTGTTGATATCAAAGGCGCACGCATTTGGTACGGCGCAAAGGAAGTGACAGAAAGCAATATGCACAATGTTGCTTTTTTGCGCACGCGAATTGATTTTATTGATGCTTTTTTTGATCAGCGTGAAGTGGATGAAATCTGGCTGACATTTTCTGATCCGCAACCTCAAAAACCAAACAAGCGATTAAGTTCAAAACACTTTGTTGAATTGTATCGCAAGTTTTTAAAACCCGGCGGCATCATTCATCTCAAAACAGATAGTGATTTATTATTTGAATCAACGCTTGATCAAATTTCAGAAAACGGATACAAATTACTGGAGAGCACCTGGGACTTGTATGGTAGGCCATCAGCAGATTATGACGAGCAAACACGCAAAATTTTACATATCAAAACCTATTATGAACAACTTTTTTCATCTCGAGGGCATTTGATTAAGTATTGTAAGTTTCAGATAGACTGATATTTAACATTGCCTGTTTGAAAATCATGGGCTAAAACCATTGAAAAAAGTTAGTTTGGTGCTAAATTAGAGGCAACGCTCACAATTGGAAAGCGTACTATAAGAAACGAAGATTTTGAAATTAGCAAGATTTTATAGAGACGGAGAGCTTTCAGACATTCGGGTATCGAGTGCTGATGATGTGTTGTTTGAGGTACATAATTTATTTGCCGGAGAAGAACTTTCAGAAGATGCGGTGCGTGATATGATTCTTACAAAAAACACCGGACAAATGAGTCATGTTGATGAATTGCGTCTTGATTTCAATCGTATTTTCAGAAAAAGAGATATTAGGCATGCCCGTCGGTGGGGAGCTTACGCGTTCAAAGATTCATTTGAATATTGTGGAAAATTTTCCACTGAAACCATCCTCAATATTAAAAATGAGCAACGTTATCTTGCAGCTTGCTTCAGTGATTACATGGTACTTGTTCCAAGATTAGGATCATCAGGCAAAGAACCTTATTTGTTTGCTTCACTAAAAAACGGTTATTACTATTTGTTGAATGCAGATGAGTTACCACCGTCAAATCCGCTTTGGGCATCTGTAAAAAAATTAGGCGGATGGATTCAAAAAAAGATTTCTTTCAAGACGTCTACCAAGTAGTTCGTCTAATTCCTTTTGGCAGAGTTACATCTTACGGGGCTATTGCTAAATATCTTGGCGCAGCTAAATCAAGTCGGCTTGTGGGGTACGCTATGAATGGTTCACATCATTTACAAAATCCGGTGCCGGCGCATCGGGTGGTAAACCGCAACGGAATGCTCACCGGTAAATTTCATTTTGATTCGCCTGAGGCTATGGAAAAGGCGTTGGAAAAAGAAGGAGTCGTGGTAAAAAATGATCAAGTAATAAATCTCAAGGATGTATTCTGGGATCCTAGTTGTGAATTGAATCTATAATCAAGATAGAAATGAATTAGTTCATATCAGATTTACATGTTGAACAGAATCAGATTATCCTAATTAAGCAATAGAATCTTGAGGTCAATTGAAGGGTTGCAAATCAAACTCATCGTATAGGCGTAGGTTGCGACCTGCGCCTACAGAAAGATAAATTGTAACCCGTCTCGTTTAATACCCATTCAATTGCTTAAAATGAGATAAGTGGTGAGCCACACGCGTTGAAAGATCAGATAGTCCCGCATACACATGCTGCAACCTGCGCCTGCAATTGCCAACATGCTTTCGGTATTATTTTGTAAATTTACCGGTTCAAATCACCAAACATGTTAGAAATAGCGCGCATCAGAGAAGAAAAAGATCAGGTCATTGAAGGTCTGAAAAAAAGAAATATTGATTTTACTGAAAAAATAAATGCCATTCATGCCACCGATGCAGCATGGCGTGAAACGAAGAAAGAGTTGGATGATATAGCAGCAGATTCAAACCGCATTGCTAAAGAAATAGGTCAACTTTTTAAAGAAGGTAAACAAGCTGAGGCAAGTGCAGCAAAAGAAAAAACAGCTTTACTAAAAGAGCGCGAGAAAACTGCTCGTGAAAGAGAAGCGCAACTGGCTGATGAACTACAAAAAAAATTGTATGAAGTTCCAAACGTACCTTGCGCAAAAGTTCCTAGCGGCAAATCAGCTGAAGACAATGAAGTAGCCGCAACCGGTGGTATTATGCCAACACTGTCGTCAGATGCTTTACCTCATTGGGATTTGGCAAAAAAATACAACCTCATTGATTTTGAAATGGGCGTAAAAGTAACCGGTGCCGGTTTTCCGTTTTATTATGGAAAAGGTGCTCGATTACAACGTGCGTTGATTAATTTCTTTCTTGACCAAGCGCGTGAAGCAGGTTATCTTGAGGTAATTCCGCCTCATGTGGTGAATCAAGACTCAGGTTATGGCACAGGTCAGTTGCCTGATAAAGAAGGGCAGATGTATCATTGCACTGTAGACGATTTTTATCTCATTCCAACTGCTGAAGTGCCACTGACTAATATGTACAGAGATGTGTTGTTGCAGGAAAATGAATTGCCCATTTGTGTGACAGGTTATACACCATGCTTCAGACGTGAGGCAGGCTCGTATGGAAAAGATGTACGTGGCTTGAATCGTCTGCACCAATTTGATAAAGTTGAAATTGTCAGAATTGAACATCCTTCAAAATCTTATGAAACTTTAGATGCTATGGTGAAATACGTGGAAGGACTTTTACAAAAACTTGAATTGCCTTACCGTGTGTTGCGTTTATGTGGAGGCGATATGGGTTTCACATCTGCACTCACGTATGATCTTGAAGTATATTCTGCAGCGCAGCAAAAATGGCTTGAAGTAAGTTCTGTTTCAAATTTTGAAACCTATCAGGCAAATCGTCTGAAGTTAAGGTATAAAGATAAAGATGGTAAAAATAAACTGGCACATACTTTGAATGGTTCTGCTTTGGCACTGCCACGCATTGTTGCAGCGCTGCTTGAAAATAATCAGGATGAAAACGGAATTCGTATTCCGGCTGCACTGATTCCGTACACCGGTTTTGAACGCATTTAATACTAAACTGTACTTTCTTGAGTTATGAAGAATAGCATGAACGGTTTCAATTTTTGGCGTATGAAAAAAATGAAGAAAGGCATATTTCTAATGCTTGCCGCAAGTTTGTGTGTAACTATTTCTTCCTGTGATCCTGCAAAAAAATACGCTAATGAAATTGAAAAAATAGACTCCTGCCTGACAGTAATTGATGAGTATGATTCTTTGTATCACACCATACAGTTTGACAGTTTGCAGTGGATGGTAAATCACGTATTGGAAAATGAAAATGCCATCAAACAATATGGTGTATCAGATACAGTGCCTCAGCTGTTGGGTTCATGGATGAATAATTGTAAAGGTGTTCGCAAATCATTGAAAGATATCGGCGGAAATAAAATGAAATTCAACGACGAAATATTTTTCATGCGGAGGCAATTTACCAATTTGAAAACTGATATCATCAATGGGGTTTATGATAAAGACGAAATAGAAAAATATCTGAAAATTGAAACTGAAGCTCTGACGAATTTTGGAGTAATGTTTGGTGATTTTTATGATCTACAAAAATCACAATCAGCAATTTTTTACGATGCGGTGCCTAATGTTGATGCGTATGTTTTATTAATTAAAAATGAACATGGTGATACGATGCCTTAAGCTCATTTTCTTGTTTCAGGTTTTTTGTCTGCCACTTAATGCAGATGCACAGCCCGTAGACAATGATGCAAAACTGGCTGCGTATTATTATGATAAAGGTGAATTTGCCAAGGCAGAGATTTATTACGAAAAACTTCATAAGCAATACAAATCAAAAACCTATTTTGAGCGGTATTTCATGTGTCTGTTCTATCAACAAAAATTTGATGATTGTGAAGATCTGGTAGAGAAGCAAATTAAACGTGACCCCTATGATATAGATGCAAAATTTTTGCTTGCCATGGTTTATGAAGAAACAGATAGGCAAAAAGATGCAGATGCAATCTATCAAAAATTAATTGATGATCTTGAAGCCGTTCAAACGAGAGTTGAATATTTAGGAACAGCATTCAGACAGCGCGGTAAACTTGAATACGCATTACAAACCTATCTGAAGGGTAAAGAAATGCTAAAAAAAGGTTACGCTTTTCAGTTAGAGCTTGCTGACATTTATAGCCAAATGAATGAGCCGGCAAAAATGATTGAAGAGTATTTGAATTTGCTTGATTACAGCCCGAGCTATTTGAAAACAGTACAAACTTATTTAACGCGCGCAATTGATTTTACTGAAGAACCTGCAAAGGTTGAAATGTTGCGCATTGAATTGCTTGAGCGTGTTCAAACGTATCCTGATGCTGATCATTACAGTGAAATGATGATTTGGTTTTATTTGCAGAAAAAAGAATTTTCAGGCGCTGTTATTCAGGCTAAAGCCTATGATAAAAGAAAAGGCCTGAACGGTAAAAAAGTTTATGAAGTTGCACAAATTTGTCAGTATAATAAAGCGTATGATGCTGCTGTGAAAGCTTATCAATACATTGTTGAATTGGGCAAAACAAATCCGTATTACAGTCTGGCCATTGAAGGCGGACTTAAAATTGAATTCATTTTATTAACTGATAAGGCAAATTATACTGATGCAGAATTAGAAGCATTGGCATTGCGTTATGAAGAAGCGTTGACCAACCTTGGAAAATCACAACAAACGCTTGGCTTAATGATTCAGTTGGCAAAAATTTATGCCTTTTATCTCAACCAGCCTGTGCAAGCTGAGCGCGTTATAAAAGAGGCTTTGGCATTACCGCTCAATCCAAAACAAAAAGCTGAATTGAAAGTTTTATTGGGTGATATTTATGTTGTAAGCAATAGAATATGGGATGCATCATTATTGTACATGCAAGTTGAAAAAGATTTTTCTGAAGACATAATCGGACATGAAGCAAAGTTTAAAAATGCATGCGTTTTTTATTATGACGGTGAATTTGAATACGCCAAAGCTCAATTAGATGTTCTTAAGGCATCAACCAGTAAATTAATTGCCAATGACGCTATGCAGTTGTCACTTTTATTGCAAGATAATTTAGGTATTGATACCACGCGTGCACCTGTTCAGATTTTTGCACACGCTGATTTATTTATTCAACAACATAAATATGATTCTGCTCTGTTTATGTTGGACTCATTGACCAGACAATATCCTTTTCATAATCTTGCTGATGAAGTACTTTTCAGAAAAGGGGAGATCATGGAAAAACAACATAACTGGACAGCAGCAATAGAATATTATATTGAAGTGTATGAAGCCTACGGTCATGATATTCTTGCTGATGATGCCGTTATACGCATTGCGCGCATCTATGATTTTAAATTAGAAGA
This genomic stretch from Crocinitomicaceae bacterium harbors:
- the serS gene encoding serine--tRNA ligase, which produces MLEIARIREEKDQVIEGLKKRNIDFTEKINAIHATDAAWRETKKELDDIAADSNRIAKEIGQLFKEGKQAEASAAKEKTALLKEREKTAREREAQLADELQKKLYEVPNVPCAKVPSGKSAEDNEVAATGGIMPTLSSDALPHWDLAKKYNLIDFEMGVKVTGAGFPFYYGKGARLQRALINFFLDQAREAGYLEVIPPHVVNQDSGYGTGQLPDKEGQMYHCTVDDFYLIPTAEVPLTNMYRDVLLQENELPICVTGYTPCFRREAGSYGKDVRGLNRLHQFDKVEIVRIEHPSKSYETLDAMVKYVEGLLQKLELPYRVLRLCGGDMGFTSALTYDLEVYSAAQQKWLEVSSVSNFETYQANRLKLRYKDKDGKNKLAHTLNGSALALPRIVAALLENNQDENGIRIPAALIPYTGFERI
- a CDS encoding MGMT family protein, giving the protein MDSKKDFFQDVYQVVRLIPFGRVTSYGAIAKYLGAAKSSRLVGYAMNGSHHLQNPVPAHRVVNRNGMLTGKFHFDSPEAMEKALEKEGVVVKNDQVINLKDVFWDPSCELNL
- a CDS encoding tetratricopeptide repeat protein → MVIRCLKLIFLFQVFCLPLNADAQPVDNDAKLAAYYYDKGEFAKAEIYYEKLHKQYKSKTYFERYFMCLFYQQKFDDCEDLVEKQIKRDPYDIDAKFLLAMVYEETDRQKDADAIYQKLIDDLEAVQTRVEYLGTAFRQRGKLEYALQTYLKGKEMLKKGYAFQLELADIYSQMNEPAKMIEEYLNLLDYSPSYLKTVQTYLTRAIDFTEEPAKVEMLRIELLERVQTYPDADHYSEMMIWFYLQKKEFSGAVIQAKAYDKRKGLNGKKVYEVAQICQYNKAYDAAVKAYQYIVELGKTNPYYSLAIEGGLKIEFILLTDKANYTDAELEALALRYEEALTNLGKSQQTLGLMIQLAKIYAFYLNQPVQAERVIKEALALPLNPKQKAELKVLLGDIYVVSNRIWDASLLYMQVEKDFSEDIIGHEAKFKNACVFYYDGEFEYAKAQLDVLKASTSKLIANDAMQLSLLLQDNLGIDTTRAPVQIFAHADLFIQQHKYDSALFMLDSLTRQYPFHNLADEVLFRKGEIMEKQHNWTAAIEYYIEVYEAYGHDILADDAVIRIARIYDFKLEDKTKAAEFYRKILFEFTASIHGAEARERYTEIQQAQ
- the trmB gene encoding tRNA (guanosine(46)-N7)-methyltransferase TrmB; this encodes MSAKKKLQRFAEVKKMPCVFEPSMDDCFHRTYYMKGKWRSDYFKNEHPLILELGCGKGEYSVGLGKQFPEHNYIGVDIKGARIWYGAKEVTESNMHNVAFLRTRIDFIDAFFDQREVDEIWLTFSDPQPQKPNKRLSSKHFVELYRKFLKPGGIIHLKTDSDLLFESTLDQISENGYKLLESTWDLYGRPSADYDEQTRKILHIKTYYEQLFSSRGHLIKYCKFQID